In Malus sylvestris chromosome 16, drMalSylv7.2, whole genome shotgun sequence, the following are encoded in one genomic region:
- the LOC126607473 gene encoding protein COFACTOR ASSEMBLY OF COMPLEX C SUBUNIT B CCB3, chloroplastic-like isoform X2, which yields MAACSYLLNHVQIKVGWPSRIRISKLGNLSPTESFKARSKRQPKQGLIIAQCSFCLVQVGAPSATTLLSLKPSDEIDAVSNIFRTGGSPGTSHNVSNLMHNLVVADLDPATAKLAIGFLGPFFSLFSFLFIIRIVVSWYPKLPVGKFPYVMAYAPTEPILMATRKVIPPLGGVDVTPVVWFGLISFLNEILVCPQGLLVLLSQQLSS from the exons atgGCTGCCTGTTCTTATCTCCTCAACCATGTCCAGATTAAA GTAGGATGGCCCTCCAGGATAAGGATATCCAAGCTTGGAAATCTCAGTCCTACT GAAAGCTTCAAGGCAAGAAGTAAAAGGCAGCCAAAGCAAGGACTCATAATTGCACAATGTTCCTTCTGTTTGGTCCAAGTCGGAGCTCCTTCTGCTACCACTCTATTGTCATTGAAGCCATCGGATGAGATAGATGCGGTTTCAAACATTTTCCGCACTGGCGGCTCACCGGGCACATCACATAACGTCTCGAATCTAATGCACAACTTGGTGGTGGCAGATTTGGACCCTGCAACCGCGAAGCTAGCAATCGGGTTTCTGGGTCCATTTTTTTCGCTGTTTTCGTTTCTGTTCATAATAAGGATAGTCGTGTCCTGGTACCCAAAACTTCCGGTTGGGAAGTTCCCATATGTGATGGCTTATGCTCCCACAGAGCCGATTCTCATGGCAACCAGAAAGGTGATCCCGCCGTTAGGCGGTGTGGACGTAACGCCGGTGGTGTGGTTCGGATTGATTAGCTTCCTAAATGAGATATTAGTATGTCCTCAAGGCCTTCTTGTCCTCCTCTCTCAACAACTTAGTAGCTAA
- the LOC126607471 gene encoding protein S-acyltransferase 11 isoform X1 — protein MADLPKEHFIASIKEDYDVTCWGCGLHLLLPSNAPIFKCGWCGALTNQNAGKRECKYFWLRRLRDRCFVGILFMFMLFVICGGVWAMFPVLFGISYFHGIFHSIIAFMLSAATVYTFSSASFACAGTPPCRVWGSYPAVGKSDLDNYTFCHQCSKPKSPSTHHCRSCGKCILDMDHHCPFIGNCVGAANHRHFIALLISVVTSTFYISIMAIYVCYHIWPSITYEAEDQLHAFDSYSAITAIREIIYGLLRSAVLLSPRGLLLLYLFISSVSLAIGLSILLWQQLSFIYEGKTYLNHLSSQGTDEVGEKDCQNLVRFFAFPYPLSRYLPLCSRSILPSLQKKTHRHKK, from the exons ATGGCCGACTTGCCCAAG GAGCATTTCATAGCATCCATCAAGGAGGACTATGACGTCACGTGCTGGGGTTGTGGATTACACCTTCTTCTTCCGTCAAATGCTCCAATTTTCAAGTGTGGTTGGTGTGGAGCTTTAACAAATCAAAATGCGGGGAAACGTGAATGCAAGTACTTTTGGTTGAGACGCTTGCGGGATCGCTGCTTTGTTGGTATCCTGTTCATGTTTATGCTATTTGTGATAT GTGGTGGAGTGTGGGCGATGTTCCCTGTTCTTTTCGGTATCAGCTATTTCCATGGAATTTTTCACTCCATCATTGCCTTCATGTTATCTGCAGCCACTGTTTATACATTCAGTTCTGCTTCATTTGCGTGTGCTGGAACTCCTCCATGCAGAGTGTGGGGAAGCTATCCAGCTGTGGGGAAAAGTGATCTCGATAATTATACCTTCTGTCACCAATGCTCAAAGCCAAAGTCGCCTAGCACTCATCATTGCCGGTCCTGTGGAAAGTGTATATTGGACATGGATCATCACTGCCCATTT ATTGGGAATTGTGTTGGTGCAGCTAACCACCGACACTTCATTGCCTTACTCATATCAGTTGTCACTAGCACGTTCTATATTTCTATCATGGCTATATATGTGTGTTATCATATCTGGCCTTCCATAACCTACGAAGCCGAGGACCAGTTGCATGCCTTTGACAGTTATTCAGCTATAACAGCTATCCGTGAGATTATATATGGTTTGTTAAGATCTGCTGTCCTTTTATCCCCTAGAGGGCTTCTTCTGTTATATCTGTTTATTTCAAGTGTTTCGTTGGCGATAGGGTTAAGCATACTTCTGTGGCAGCAGCTGAGTTTTATTTACGAGGGAAAGACCTATTTGAATCATTTAAGTTCACAGGGAACTGATGAAGTTGGAGAGAAGGATTGCCAAAACCTCGTGCGTTTCTTTGCATTCCCGTATCCCTTGTCAAGATATCTTCCCCTCTGCTCTCGCTCAATTTTGCCAAGTTTGCAAAAGAAGACGCATAGACACAAGAAGTAA
- the LOC126607473 gene encoding protein COFACTOR ASSEMBLY OF COMPLEX C SUBUNIT B CCB3, chloroplastic-like isoform X1, translating into MSRLKVPIKTGFRFSGFRVAFCKISLFCVLDFHFVVGWPSRIRISKLGNLSPTESFKARSKRQPKQGLIIAQCSFCLVQVGAPSATTLLSLKPSDEIDAVSNIFRTGGSPGTSHNVSNLMHNLVVADLDPATAKLAIGFLGPFFSLFSFLFIIRIVVSWYPKLPVGKFPYVMAYAPTEPILMATRKVIPPLGGVDVTPVVWFGLISFLNEILVCPQGLLVLLSQQLSS; encoded by the exons ATGTCCAGATTAAAGGTACCAATTAAAACTGGTTTTCGTTTTTCCGGTTTCAGAGTAGCTTTCTGTaagatttcattattttgtgTTCTTGATTTCCATTTCGTTGTAGGATGGCCCTCCAGGATAAGGATATCCAAGCTTGGAAATCTCAGTCCTACT GAAAGCTTCAAGGCAAGAAGTAAAAGGCAGCCAAAGCAAGGACTCATAATTGCACAATGTTCCTTCTGTTTGGTCCAAGTCGGAGCTCCTTCTGCTACCACTCTATTGTCATTGAAGCCATCGGATGAGATAGATGCGGTTTCAAACATTTTCCGCACTGGCGGCTCACCGGGCACATCACATAACGTCTCGAATCTAATGCACAACTTGGTGGTGGCAGATTTGGACCCTGCAACCGCGAAGCTAGCAATCGGGTTTCTGGGTCCATTTTTTTCGCTGTTTTCGTTTCTGTTCATAATAAGGATAGTCGTGTCCTGGTACCCAAAACTTCCGGTTGGGAAGTTCCCATATGTGATGGCTTATGCTCCCACAGAGCCGATTCTCATGGCAACCAGAAAGGTGATCCCGCCGTTAGGCGGTGTGGACGTAACGCCGGTGGTGTGGTTCGGATTGATTAGCTTCCTAAATGAGATATTAGTATGTCCTCAAGGCCTTCTTGTCCTCCTCTCTCAACAACTTAGTAGCTAA
- the LOC126607472 gene encoding anamorsin homolog has protein sequence MGSVLAFTDYGVLPVSLVFDALRELGTEKSEPQIVTLSSSNQLPVGSSSVDIVFTLCRSIEFPNEQLLGEVSRVLKPGGTVLIYKISDASTGETDKTTSVLERKLLLSGFLEAKALQVKSSLPSELSFGVKAKRPSWKIGSSFALKKTTKNLPKIQINDESDLIDEDSLLTEEDLKKPQLLSSDCEVGSTRKACKNCTCGRAEEEQKVEKLGSTVDLSNFKSQCGSCGLGDAFRCTTCPFKGLPPFKPGEKVSLSANFLTADI, from the exons ATG GGATCTGTTCTGGCATTTACAGATTATGGGGTTCTACCTGTTAGTCTAGTTTTTGATGCATTAAGGGAGCTCGGGACCGAAAAGTCTGAACCTCAAATTGTCACTCTGTCTTCTTCAA ATCAGCTGCCGGTGGGGTCTTCCTCTGTGGACATTGTGTTTACTCTTTGTAGATCGATTGAATTTCCAAATGAGCAGTTGTTAGGGGAAGTCTCAAGAGTCTTGAAGCCTGGTGGAACAGTCCTAATTTACAAGATATCCGATGCTTCGACAGGGGAAACAGATAAG ACCACCTCCGTTCTTGAGCGCAAGTTACTATTGTCTGGTTTTCTAGAAGCAAAAGCTCTTCAAGTGAAATCAAGTTTACCATCTGAGCTATCTTTTGGG gtcaaggcTAAAAGGCCTTCTTGGAAGATTGGTTCATCCTTTGCCTTAAAAAAGACcacaaaaaatttaccaaaaatTCAGATCAATGATGAGTCAGATCTCATTGACGAGGATAGTTTACTAACAGAAGAGGACTTGAAGAAACCCCAGCTGCTTT CTAGTGATTGCGAAGTTGGAAGCACAAGGAAAGCTTGTAAAAACTGCACTTGTGGGAGAGCTGAAGAAGAGCAGAAAGTAGAGAAGTTAGGCTCCACAGTAGATTTGAGCAATTTCAAGTCGCAATGTGGCAGT TGTGGACTAGGGGATGCTTTTCGATGCACTACATGTCCTTTTAAAGGTCTTCCTCCATTCAAACCCGGCGAGAAG GTATCACTGTCAGCGAACTTCCTTACAGCAGACATCTAG
- the LOC126607471 gene encoding protein S-acyltransferase 11 isoform X2, whose translation MADLPKEHFIASIKEDYDVTCWGCGLHLLLPSNAPIFKCGWCGALTNQNAGKRECKYFWLRRLRDRCFVGGGVWAMFPVLFGISYFHGIFHSIIAFMLSAATVYTFSSASFACAGTPPCRVWGSYPAVGKSDLDNYTFCHQCSKPKSPSTHHCRSCGKCILDMDHHCPFIGNCVGAANHRHFIALLISVVTSTFYISIMAIYVCYHIWPSITYEAEDQLHAFDSYSAITAIREIIYGLLRSAVLLSPRGLLLLYLFISSVSLAIGLSILLWQQLSFIYEGKTYLNHLSSQGTDEVGEKDCQNLVRFFAFPYPLSRYLPLCSRSILPSLQKKTHRHKK comes from the exons ATGGCCGACTTGCCCAAG GAGCATTTCATAGCATCCATCAAGGAGGACTATGACGTCACGTGCTGGGGTTGTGGATTACACCTTCTTCTTCCGTCAAATGCTCCAATTTTCAAGTGTGGTTGGTGTGGAGCTTTAACAAATCAAAATGCGGGGAAACGTGAATGCAAGTACTTTTGGTTGAGACGCTTGCGGGATCGCTGCTTTGTTG GTGGTGGAGTGTGGGCGATGTTCCCTGTTCTTTTCGGTATCAGCTATTTCCATGGAATTTTTCACTCCATCATTGCCTTCATGTTATCTGCAGCCACTGTTTATACATTCAGTTCTGCTTCATTTGCGTGTGCTGGAACTCCTCCATGCAGAGTGTGGGGAAGCTATCCAGCTGTGGGGAAAAGTGATCTCGATAATTATACCTTCTGTCACCAATGCTCAAAGCCAAAGTCGCCTAGCACTCATCATTGCCGGTCCTGTGGAAAGTGTATATTGGACATGGATCATCACTGCCCATTT ATTGGGAATTGTGTTGGTGCAGCTAACCACCGACACTTCATTGCCTTACTCATATCAGTTGTCACTAGCACGTTCTATATTTCTATCATGGCTATATATGTGTGTTATCATATCTGGCCTTCCATAACCTACGAAGCCGAGGACCAGTTGCATGCCTTTGACAGTTATTCAGCTATAACAGCTATCCGTGAGATTATATATGGTTTGTTAAGATCTGCTGTCCTTTTATCCCCTAGAGGGCTTCTTCTGTTATATCTGTTTATTTCAAGTGTTTCGTTGGCGATAGGGTTAAGCATACTTCTGTGGCAGCAGCTGAGTTTTATTTACGAGGGAAAGACCTATTTGAATCATTTAAGTTCACAGGGAACTGATGAAGTTGGAGAGAAGGATTGCCAAAACCTCGTGCGTTTCTTTGCATTCCCGTATCCCTTGTCAAGATATCTTCCCCTCTGCTCTCGCTCAATTTTGCCAAGTTTGCAAAAGAAGACGCATAGACACAAGAAGTAA
- the LOC126606265 gene encoding alanine--tRNA ligase-like: MRSGIREKVAAAFRALLISQPCPRFTSPSTHTHLPPPLLYRGRPLAAAYRCHSSSAKASSPSAMPGAESQGLEWPAKRVRDTFVKFFEEKGHVFWKSSPVVPHNDPTLLFANAGMNQFKPIFLGTADPNTQLSKLTRACNTQKCIRAGGKHNDLDDVGKDTYHHTFFEMLGNWSFGDYFKKEAIGWAWELLTKVYKLPEDRIYATYFGGDEKAGLAPDDEARELWLKFLPAGHVLPFGCKDNFWEMGDTGPCGPCTEIHYDRIGNRDAASLVNNDDPTCIEIWNLVFIQFNRESDGSLKPLPAKHVDTGMGFERLTSILQNKMSNYDTDVFMPIFDAIQQATGAPPYSGKVGVDDVDKIDMAYRVVADHIRTLSFSIADGSRPGNDGREYVLRRILRRAVRYGNDVLKAKEGFFNGLVHILVTLMGDVFPEVQQHEAHIREIIKEEEETFEKTLQKGIERFKKAAQDVQGKTFSGQDAFVLWDTFGFPLDLTQLMAEERGLMVDVEGFNNAMDEARERSRSAQNKQAGGAIVMDADATATLHKRGVAATDDSFKFIWNQDHESVVKAIYTGSEFINSASAGNEVGIVLESTNFYAEQGGQIFDTGSLEGSSFSFQVCNVQIYGGFVVHIGSFSGESGKLLVGEKVNCKVDYNRRKLIAPNHTCTHMLNFALREVLGNHVDQKGSIVLAEKLRFDFSHGKPVDPDSLRRIESIVNEQIRAELGVYAKEVALVDAKRINGLRAVFGEVYPDPVRVVAIGRKVEDLLDYPENEEWLSISAELCGGTHISNTREAKAFALLSEEGIAKGIRRITAVTSEGAFQAIELARSLEQDVHEASKAEGSLLEKKVASLKSRVDSAPIPAAKKAEIRTKMAVLQTQLKKAQKMIAEQNIKNAVKVATEMAEVAASDGKVYCVSQVDVGLDTAAVREAVLKITGMGMPAMVFSTDETTNKALVCAGVPGDKGTQLEVSEWLTAAMGPLNGRCGKGKGGLATGQGTDASRLNEAIDLATSFAQMKLR; this comes from the exons ATGAGGAGTGGAATCCGTGAGAAAGTAGCTGCAGCCTTCCGCGCCCTTCTCATTTCACAGCCTTGCCCTCGTTTCACTTCTCCTTCCACTCACACTCATTTGCCGCCGCCACTCCTCTATCGCGGTCGCCCCCTCGCCGCTGCCTACAGGTGCCACTCATCCTCCGCGAAGGCCTCGTCTCCATCCGCCATGCCGGGCGCTGAATCGCAGGGGCTGGAGTGGCCGGCGAAGCGCGTCAGGGACACCTTCGTCAAGTTTTTCGAGGAGAAGGGCCACGTCTTCTGGAAGTCTAGCCCCGTCGTTCCCCACAACGATCCCACTCTTTTATTCGCCAATGCTG GTATGAACCAGTTCAAGCCCATTTTTCTGGGGACAGCGGACCCAAACACTCAGTTGAGCAAGCTGACTCGAGCATGCAACACCCAGAAATGTATAAGAGCAGGCGGGAAGCACAACGATCTCGATGATGTAGGGAAAGACACTTACCACCACACCTTCTTTGAGATGCTTGGCAATTGGTCTTTTGGGGATTATTTCAAGAAAGAAGCCATTGGATGGGCTTGGGAGCTTCTCACAAAA GTTTATAAGCTGCCAGAAGATCGAATTTATGCCACCTATTTTGGTGGTGATGAGAAGGCTGGTCTTGCTCCTGATGATGAAGCTAGAGAGTTGTGGCTTAAGTTTCTACCAGCTGGTCATGTACTACCGTTTGGCTGTAAG GATAACTTCTGGGAGATGGGAGATACTGGTCCTTGTGGTCCTTGCACTGAAATTCATTATGATAGAATCGGAAATCGTGATGCTGCATCATTAGTCAACAACGATGATCCTACCTGCATTGAAATTTGGAACCTTGTCTTTATTCAG TTCAATAGGGAAAGTGATGGTTCTCTAAAACCGCTCCCTGCTAAGCATGTTGACACTGGGATGGGATTTGAAAGATTAACTTCCATACTTCAGAACAAGATGAGCAATTATGATACTGATGTGTTCATGCCCATCTTTGATGCTATCCAACAG GCAACAGGGGCTCCACCATATTCTGGGAAAGTTGGTGTGGATGATGTAGACAAAATCGACATGGCATACAGAGTTGTTGCAGATCATATAAGAACTCTTTCATTTTCCATTGCTGATGGGTCTCGTCCAG GCAATGACGGCCGCGAATATGTTCTGAGGCGCATTCTTCGTCGCGCTGTTCGGTATGGAAATGATGTCCTAAAGGCTAAAGAAGGATTTTTCAATGG GCTTGTGCACATTCTGGTGACACTGATGGGTGATGTTTTCCCAGAGGTACAACAACATGAAGCACATATCAGGGAGATAAtcaaagaggaggaagaaactTTTGAGAAGACTTTACAGAAG GGAATAGAAAGATTCAAGAAGGCTGCTCAGGATGTTCAAGGGAAAACATTTAGTGGGCAG gatgcttttgttttgtgggACACATTTGGGTTTCCATTAGATTTGACTCAG TTGATGGCAGAGGAAAGGGGATTGATGGTTGATGTTGAGGGTTTCAATAATGCTATGGATGAGGCTCGAGAAAGATCAAGGAGCGCTCAAAATAAG CAAGCTGGTGGTGCTATTGTTATGGATGCTGATGCTACTGCTACATTGCACAAGAGGGGAGTTGCTGCAACAGATGAcagctttaaatttatttggaACCAG GACCATGAAAGTGTGGTAAAAGCAATTTACACCGGTTCTGAGTTTATTAATAGTGCTTCTGCTGGCAATGAAGTTGGTATAGTTTTGGAGTCTACAAATTTTTATGCTGAGCAAGGTGGTCAG ATTTTTGATACTGGATCACTTGAAGGATCCTCTTTCTCGTTTCAAGTTTGCAATGTTCAAATTTATGGAGGTTTTGTTGTCCACATTGGTTCTTTTTCTGGAGAGAGTGGCAAACTCTTAGTCGGTGAAAAAGTAAATTGCAAG GTTGATTACAATAGGCGTAAACTCATTGCCCCTAACCATACCTGCACGCACATGTTGAATTTTGCTCTGAGG GAAGTTCTTGGAAATCATGTCGACCAGAAGGGTTCTATTGTTCTTGCTGAGAAATTGAGATTTGATTTTTCACATG GCAAGCCGGTAGATCCTGACAGTTTGAGAAGAATAGAGTCAATTGTGAATGAGCAAATCAGAGCTGAATTAGGTGTATATGCTAAAGAGGTAGCCCTGGTTGATGCCAAGCGCATCAATGGTTTAAGGGCTGTATTTGGAGAG GTATATCCTGACCCAGTAAGAGTGGTGGCTATTGGGCGAAAGGTTGAGGATCTTTTGGATTACCCCGAAAATGAGGAATGGTTATCAATTTCAGCAGAACTTTGTGGAG GGACACATATATCAAATACACGGGAAGCAAAGGCCTTTGCTCTTTTATCTGAGGAGGGAATTGCTAAGGGAATACGGAGAATAACTGCTGTCACAAGTGAAGGTGCTTTTCAGGCAATTGAATTGGCTCGGTCGCTTGAGCAAGACGTACATGAAGCGTCCAAGGCTGAAGGAAGCTTGCTGGAGAAG AAAGTAGCTTCCCTAAAATCTCGTGTGGACTCAGCACCAATTCCAGCTGCTAAGAAAGCTGAAATCAGGACCAAGATGGCTGTACTTCAG ACCCAATTGAAGAAAGCACAGAAGATGATTGCGGAGCAAAATATAAAGAATGCTGTCAAGGTTGCAACTGAGATGGCTGAAGTTGCTGCTTCAGATGGGAAAGTTTACTGTGTTTCCCAAGTTGATGTTGGTTTGGATACAGCTGCAGTTCGTGAGGCTGTTTTGAAGATCACTGGGATG GGAATGCCTGCCATGGTTTTCAGCACGGATGAGACCACAAATAAAGCTTTGGTGTGTGCTGGCGTACCAGGGGACAAGGGCACTCAGTTGGAGGTCTCAGAGTGGTTGACAGCAGCTATGGGTCCTTTGAATGGAAGATGCGGAAAAGGAAAAGGTGGCCTTGCTACTGGCCAG GGAACAGATGCATCTCGTCTGAATGAGGCGATAGACCTTGCAACGAGTTTTGCACAGATGAAATTGAGATGA
- the LOC126607710 gene encoding delta(24)-sterol reductase-like, whose protein sequence is MSDLQTPLRPRRKTAVVDFLVQFRWIVVIFVVLPISFTMYFLTYLGDIRSEMKSYKRRQKEHDENVQKVVKRLKDRNPSKDGLVCTARKPWIAVGMRNVDYKRARHFEVDLSAFRNVLEIDQERMIAKVEPLVNMGQITRVTVPLNLALAVVAEFDDLTVGGLINGYGIEGSSHIYGLFSDTVVAYEIVLADGRVVRATRDNEYSDLFYAIPWSQGTLGLLVSAEIKLIPIKEYMRLTYKPVVGNLKEIAQAYSDSFAPRDGDQDNPEKVPDFVETMIYTPTEAVCMTGRYASKEEAKKKGNVINEVGWWFKPWFYQHAEKALKKGEFVEYIPTRDYYHRHTRSIYWEGKLILPFADQWWFRFLLGWMMPPKISLLKATQGEAIRNYYHDNHVIQDMLVPLYKVGDALEWVHHEMEVYPIWLCPHRMYKNPIKTMIYTEPGFEQHRRQGDTHYSQMYTDVGVYYAPGPVLRGEVFDGAEAVRRMENWLIENHGFQPQYAVSELNEKNFWRMFDAGHYENCRRKYGAVGTFMSVYYKSKKGRKTEKEVQEAEQAILETPIAEVDEPVDY, encoded by the exons ATGTCGGATCTTCAAACCCCACTGCGTCCAAGGAGGAAGACGGCCGTGGTGGACTTTCTTGTTCAATTCCGATGGATTGTTGTTATCTTTGTTGTGCTCCCCATCTCCTTCACTATGTACTTTCTCACATACCTCGGGGATATAAGATCTGAGATGAAGTCCTACAAGAGGCGTCAAAAGGAACATGATGAAAATGTTCAGAAGGTCGTAAAACGGCTCAAAGACAGGAACCCATCAAAGGATGGGCTTGTTTGCACAGCACGAAAACCATGGATAGCTGTTGGAATGAGGAATGTTGACTACAAGCGGGCTCGTCATTTTGAGGTTGATTTGTCTGCATTCCGAAATGTCCTTGAAATTGATCAAGAGAGAATGATTGCAAAAGTTGAGCCCTTAGTCAACATGGGGCAGATAACCAGGGTAACTGTTCCATTGAATCTCGCCCTTGCCGTGGTTGCTGAGTTTGATGATCTTACCGTTGGTGGTCTCATTAATGGCTATGGAATTGAAGGAAGCTCTCACATCTATGGACTTTTCTCTGATACAGTTGTGGCCTATGAGATTGTTCTTGCAGATGGCCGAGTTGTCAGAGCCACCAGGGATAATGAGTACTCTGATCTTTTCTATGCTATTCCATGGTCTCAGGGAACATTGGGGCTTCTTGTCTCTGCTGAGATCAAGCTGATACCCATCAAGGAATACATGAGGCTGACATACAAACCTGTGGTGGGAAATCTGAAAGAGATTGCACAGGCATACAGTGATTCTTTTGCTCCGAGAGATGGAGATCAGGACAACCCCGAAAAGGTTCCAGACTTTGTTGAAACCATGATTTATACTCCAACGGAAGCTGTGTGCATGACGGGTAGATATGCTTCAAAAGAAGAAGCAAAGAAGAAGGGGAATGTGATTAACGAAGTTGGGTGGTGGTTTAAACCCTGGTTCTATCAGCATGCCGAGAAAGCACTAAAGAAAGGGGAGTTTGTAGAATACATCCCGACAAGGGACTACTACCACAGGCACACTCGGAGTATTTATTGGGAGGGAAAGCTTATCCTTCCATTTGCTGATCAGTGGTGGTTCAGATTTTTGTTGGGCTGGATGATGCCACCCAAGATTTCTCTGCTCAAGGCTACTCAAGGTGAAGCCATTAGAAACTACTACCACGACAATCACGTCATTCAAGACATGCTTGTTCCTCTTTACAAGGTTGGGGATGCTTTAGAATGGGTTCACCATGAGATGGAG GTGTACCCCATCTGGCTCTGCCCTCACAGAATGTACAAGAATCCCATCAAGACAATGATATACACCGAACCAGGCTTTGAGCAACACCGCAGGCAGGGAGACACGCATTACTCTCAGATGTACACAGATGTTGGTGTCTACTATGCACCGGGCCCCGTCCTGAGGGGTGAGGTTTTTGATGGTGCAGAAGCAGTTCGACGGATGGAGAATTGGCTGATTGAGAATCATGGTTTCCAGCCTCAGTATGCTGTGTCCGAGCTGAACGAGAAGAACTTCTGGAGGATGTTTGATGCAGGGCATTACGAGAACTGCAGGAGGAAGTATGGTGCTGTGGGAACATTCATGAGTGTGTACTACAAGTCCAAGAAGGGAAGGAAGACCGAGAAGGAGGTGCAGGAAGCCGAGCAAGCCATCCTTGAGACTCCTATCGCCGAGGTTGATGAGCCAGTGGACtactga
- the LOC126607473 gene encoding protein COFACTOR ASSEMBLY OF COMPLEX C SUBUNIT B CCB3, chloroplastic-like isoform X3: MAACSYLLNHVQIKGWPSRIRISKLGNLSPTESFKARSKRQPKQGLIIAQCSFCLVQVGAPSATTLLSLKPSDEIDAVSNIFRTGGSPGTSHNVSNLMHNLVVADLDPATAKLAIGFLGPFFSLFSFLFIIRIVVSWYPKLPVGKFPYVMAYAPTEPILMATRKVIPPLGGVDVTPVVWFGLISFLNEILVCPQGLLVLLSQQLSS; the protein is encoded by the exons atgGCTGCCTGTTCTTATCTCCTCAACCATGTCCAGATTAAAG GATGGCCCTCCAGGATAAGGATATCCAAGCTTGGAAATCTCAGTCCTACT GAAAGCTTCAAGGCAAGAAGTAAAAGGCAGCCAAAGCAAGGACTCATAATTGCACAATGTTCCTTCTGTTTGGTCCAAGTCGGAGCTCCTTCTGCTACCACTCTATTGTCATTGAAGCCATCGGATGAGATAGATGCGGTTTCAAACATTTTCCGCACTGGCGGCTCACCGGGCACATCACATAACGTCTCGAATCTAATGCACAACTTGGTGGTGGCAGATTTGGACCCTGCAACCGCGAAGCTAGCAATCGGGTTTCTGGGTCCATTTTTTTCGCTGTTTTCGTTTCTGTTCATAATAAGGATAGTCGTGTCCTGGTACCCAAAACTTCCGGTTGGGAAGTTCCCATATGTGATGGCTTATGCTCCCACAGAGCCGATTCTCATGGCAACCAGAAAGGTGATCCCGCCGTTAGGCGGTGTGGACGTAACGCCGGTGGTGTGGTTCGGATTGATTAGCTTCCTAAATGAGATATTAGTATGTCCTCAAGGCCTTCTTGTCCTCCTCTCTCAACAACTTAGTAGCTAA